One window of Camelina sativa cultivar DH55 chromosome 4, Cs, whole genome shotgun sequence genomic DNA carries:
- the LOC104780060 gene encoding xyloglucan glycosyltransferase 4, whose product MAPNSVAVTMEKPDNFSLLEINGSDPSSFPDKRKSISPKQFSWFLLLKAHRVISCLSWLVASVKKRIAFSAKNVNEEEDPKSRGKQMYRFIKACLVISIVALSIEIVAHYKKWNLDLINRPSWEVYGLVEWSYMAWLSFRSDYIAPLVITLSRFCTVLFLIQSLDRLVLCLGCFWIKFKKIEPMLKDEAIDLEDPSSFPMVLIQIPMCNEREVYEQSIGAASQLDWPKDRILIQVLDDSDDPNLQLLIKEEVAVWAEKGVNIIYRHRLIRTGYKAGNLKSAMTCDYVKDYEFVTIFDADFTPNPDFLKRTVPHFQGNPELGLVQARWSFVNKDENLLTRLQNINLCFHFEVEQQVNGVFLNFFGFNGTAGVWRIKALEESGGWLERTTVEDMDIAVRAHLNGWKFIYLNDVEVTCELPESYEAYKKQQHRWHSGPMQLFRLCLPSIIKSKISVWKKANLIFLFFLLRKLILPFYSFTLFCIILPLTMFIPEAELPLWIICYVPIFISLLNILPSPKSFPFLVPYLLFENTMSITKFNAMISGLFQFGSAYEWVVTKKTGRSSESDLLAFAEKEEKLHRRNSESGLELLSKLKEQETNLAGQGTAKKGLGGLMRPKNKRKTNMVFKKELGLAFLLLTAAARSFLSAHGLHFYFLLFQGLSFLVVGLDLIGEQIS is encoded by the exons atgGCTCCAAATTCAGTAGCAGTGACAATGGAGAAGCCAGACAACTTCTCTTTACTAGAGATCAACGGCTCAGATCCATCCTCATTCCCGGACAAGCGTAAATCAATCAGCCCTAAGCAATTCtcatggttcctcctcctcaaaGCTCACAGAGTCATCTCGTGTCTCTCGTGGCTCGTCGCTTCCGTCAAGAAACGTATCGCCTTTTCAGCCAAGAAcgtaaacgaagaagaagatccaaaaaGCAGAGGGAAACAGATGTACAGATTCATCAAAGCTTGTCTTGTTATCTCCATAGTTGCCTTGTCCATAGAAATCGTCGCTCACTACAAGAAATGGAATCTTGATCTCATTAACCGACCGTCTTGGGAGGTTTACGGACTCGTCGAATGGTCTTACATGGCTTGGCTCTCGTTTCGATCCGATTACATCGCTCCCCTTGTCATCACTCTATCAAGATTCTGCACTGTCCTCTTCTTGATCCAGTCTCTTGATCGGTTAGTCCTCTGTCTCGGTTGCTTCTGgatcaaatttaaaaagatcGAACCTATGCTCAAAGACGAAGCTATCGATTTAGAAGACCCATCCAGTTTCCCAATGGTTCTTATTCAGATCCCAATGTGCAACGAACGAGAG GTGTATGAACAATCAATAGGAGCAGCTTCACAACTTGACTGGCCAAAGGATAGGATCTTAATTCAAGTTCTAGACGATTCGGATGACCCGAATTTACAGCTTTTGATCAAGGAGGAAGTAGCGGTATGGGCCGAGAAAGGCGTAAACATAATTTACAGGCATAGGTTGATCAGAACTGGTTACAAAGCTGGGAATTTGAAATCAGCCATGACTTGTGACTACGTTAAAGATTACGAGTTTGTGACAATCTTTGACGCAGATTTCACACCTAATCCTGATTTCCTCAAGAGGACTGTTCCTCATTTCCAg ggTAATCCAGAGCTAGGACTAGTCCAAGCAAGGTGGTCATTTGTAAACAAAGACGAGAATCTCCTCACAAGgctgcaaaacataaacttatgTTTCCACTTTGAAGTAGAACAGCAAGTGAACGGTGTGTTTCTCAACTTCTTCGGTTTCAACGGAACCGCAGGAGTTTGGAGAATCAAGGCATTGGAAGAATCTGGTGGATGGCTCGAGAGAACGACCGTGGAAGATATGGATATCGCGGTTAGAGCGCATCTTAACGGATGGAAGTTCATTTACCTCAATGACGTTGAAGTCACTTGCGAGTTGCCTGAGTCTTATGAAGCTTACAAGAAGCAACAACATCGTTGGCATTCTGGTCCTATGCAGCTGTTCCGGTTATGCCTTCCTTCAATTATCAAATCAAAG atATCGGTTTGGAAGAAGGCGAATTTgatcttccttttctttctcctaAGGAAGCTGATTCTACCGTTTTACTCATTCACTCTCTTTTGCATCATCCTTCCATTGACCATGTTCATCCCTGAAGCCGAGCTTCCCTTGTGGATCATCTGTTACGTTCCTATCTTCATTTCACTTCTCAACATTCTCCCGTCGCCTAAATCTTTCCCTTTCTTAGTCCCTTACCTCCTTTTCGAAAACACAATGTCTATAACCAAGTTCAACGCCATGATCTCTGGGCTGTTCCAGTTCGGATCGGCTTACGAGTGGGTTGTGACAAAGAAAACCGGGAGATCATCAGAATCCGACTTGCTAGCGTTTGCtgaaaaggaagagaagttgCATAGGAGAAACTCAGAGTCCGGTTTGGAGCTTCTGAGCAAACTTAAGGAACAAGAGACCAATCTTGCAGGGCAAGGAACCGCAAAGAAGGGTCTTGGAGGGCTAATGAGGCCGAAGAACAAGAGGAAGAC